In the Enterobacter cloacae subsp. cloacae ATCC 13047 genome, TTGATGAATTTTCGCTAATGAAAATACCCGTCTGAACACCTTTTATATTACCTTCGTTGATTAAATTCCCCTGCATTGATTCGATGTTTACCGCATTTGCTTCAGTAGAAGAAATGGTTGCTCCAGTTTCATTCGTAATGATGACTCGTTGAGCGCCGGTGTTAATATCAAGACCGTTGGCCGCTCCAGATATATTACCTTTATTTGTTACTGATGTGACATCAATACCTGATACGGATACGGCTGCTTTATTGCTTGAGGAAGAAATCGTTACATCTTTATTGATAACATATTCGGTATCAGCGGAAAAATCTTGTGGGACGGAAGTGGACTGTTCAATAATTCCTGCTGAGGTTATTGCTGGTGTGAATGCCAATATGGCGGGGAACAGTCTTCCGAGCATTCTGGTTGTTCTGTTTAGTTCAATGCGTATATTACTCATGCACACATCCATTTGAATGAAAAGTTCGTGAAATGTTCAGGTTAATAATTGCGTATACTTTTCTGAAGAGCGGTTATCGCAAAACCATCTAAAATTATTATTTTTTCAATAGGTTATGTATACTTTGTTTTATTAAAAAGACGTTTTAAGAATGCTTAATATTTCAGCGTGGTAAATGTAAAATTGGTTAGATATTTTTGGCGGCTATGGATTCCTGTTTGTTCAAAGACGCACATATATGAACGATATTGATGACCAAAGAAGCAGTTACCATACTTGCGATTTGCCGACACCAGGCAATGGGAGACTTTCAGTGAGCGAGTTAAATGTCTACACTCACTGCTACCAGAGAGAACGGAACCGTAAAGACAGGCCAACTGATGATTCTGATAATTTATGCGCATCCCTATCCGCATCACTCCCATGCGAATAAGCGCATGCTTGAACAGGTAAGGACACTCGACAACATAGAGATACGTTCCCTCTATCAACTTTATCCTGATTTTAACATCGACATCGCCGCCGAACAGGAGGCGCTCACTCGCGCCGATTTGATCATCTGGCAACACCCAATGCAGTGGTACAGCACACCTCCGCTCCTCAAATTATGGATCGACAAAGTCTTTTCCCACGGCTGGGCGTATGGTCACAACGGGCATGCGCTGAAGGGAAAAAGCCTGATGTGGGCTGTGACCACCGGTGGTGGAGAAAGCCACTTCGATATTGGTTCTTTCCCGGGTTTTGAGGTGCTGGCACAACCGCTTCAGGCGACAGCACTCTACTGTGGTCTTACCTGGCTTCCTCCATTTGCTATGCACTGCACATTTGTTTGTGACGATGAGACGTTGCAGGCGCAGGCTCGTCATTATAAACAACGCTTACTTGAGTGGCAGGAGACGCATAATGGATAGCCATACGCTGATACAGGCGCTGATTTACCTTGGCGCGGCGGCGCTGATTGTGCCCGTGGCGGTTCGCCTGGGGCTGGGCTCCGTGCTGGGCTACCTGATCGCCGGGTGTGTTATCGGACCCTGGGGATTCCGCCTGGTCACCGACGCGGAGGCGATCCTGCATTTCGCCGAAATTGGTGTCGTGCTGATGCTGTTTGTCATTGGTCTGGAACTTGACCCGCAGCGTTTGTGGAAGCTGCGCGCCTCAGTGTTTGGCGGCGGGGCGCTACAAATGGCGGCCTGTGGTCTGCTGTTGGGCGGCTTCTGTATTCTGCTGGGAATGGACTGGAAAGTGGCAGAGCTTATTGGCATGACGCTGGCACTCTCTTCGACGGCGATTGCCATGCAGGCAATGAACGAGCGAAACCTGACCGTTTCTCAGATGGGGCGCAGTGCGTTTTCGGTGCTGCTGTTTCAGGATATCGCGGCCATTCCGCTGGTGGCGATGATCCCGCTGCTGGCCGCAAGTGGGGCCTCCACCACGCTCGGCGCTTTTGCCCTCTCTGCGTTGAAAGTGGTCGGTGCGCTGGCACTGGTTGTCTTGCTTGGCCGGTATGTAACACGTCCGCTGCTTCGATTCGTCGCCCGCTCCGGGTTGCGGGAAGTGTTCAGTGCCGTGGCGCTGTTCCTGGTGTTTGGTTTTGGTCTGCTGCTGGAGGAAGCCGGGCTGTCGATGGCGATGGGAGCCTTCCTCGCGGGCGTTCTGCTGGCCAGCTCAGAGTACCGACACGCGCTTGAAAGTGATATCGAGCCATTTAAAGGACTGCTGCTGGGGCTGTTTTTCATCGGGGTCGGGATGTCTATCGACTTTGGCACGCTGGTCACGCATCCACTACGGATCCTCATTCTGCTGGTCGGTTTCCTGGTCATCAAAATGGTGATGCTGTGGCTGATCGCCCGTCCGCTTAACGTGCCTGGCAGACAGCGTCTTTGGTTCGCCGTGCTACTCGGACAAGGAAGCGAATTCGCGTTTGTGGTTTTCGGCGCGGCGCAAATGGCCAATGTGCTCGATCCCGAGTGGGCGAAAGCGCTGACGCTGGCGGTCGCGCTGTCGATGGCGGCGACGCCGATCCTGCTGGTGCTGCTGACGCGTCTGGAAAAAACAGGCAGCGAACAGGAACGCGAAGCCGATGAGATCGATGAGGAACAGCCGCGGGTCATCATCGCCGGATTCGGTCGCTTTGGGCAGATCACCGGTCGTTTACTGCTCTCAAGCGGGGTAAAAATGGTCATCCTCGATCACGATCCGGACCATGTGGATACCCTGCGTAAGTTCGATATGAAAGTCTTTTACGGCGATGCAACGCGTGTCGATCTGCTGGAATCAGCCGGGGCAGCGAAAGCGGAAGTCCTCATCAACGCGATTGACGATCCCCAGACCAGTATGCAGCTGGTTGAGCTGGTGAAGGAGCATTTCCCGAACCTGACCATTATCTCCCGTGCGCGCGATGTGGATCACTATATCCAGCTGCGACAGGCGGGGGTGGACGCACCCGAGCGTGAAACCTTCGAAGGGGCGCTTAAGTCTGGCCGCATGGCGCTGGAAAGTCTGGGCCTGGGCGCGTATGAAGCGCGCGAGCGTGCGGATCTGTTCCGTCGCTTCAATACCGATATGGTGGAAGAGATGGTGGCGATGGC is a window encoding:
- the kefF gene encoding glutathione-regulated potassium-efflux system oxidoreductase KefF, with the translated sequence MILIIYAHPYPHHSHANKRMLEQVRTLDNIEIRSLYQLYPDFNIDIAAEQEALTRADLIIWQHPMQWYSTPPLLKLWIDKVFSHGWAYGHNGHALKGKSLMWAVTTGGGESHFDIGSFPGFEVLAQPLQATALYCGLTWLPPFAMHCTFVCDDETLQAQARHYKQRLLEWQETHNG
- the kefC gene encoding glutathione-regulated potassium-efflux system protein KefC gives rise to the protein MDSHTLIQALIYLGAAALIVPVAVRLGLGSVLGYLIAGCVIGPWGFRLVTDAEAILHFAEIGVVLMLFVIGLELDPQRLWKLRASVFGGGALQMAACGLLLGGFCILLGMDWKVAELIGMTLALSSTAIAMQAMNERNLTVSQMGRSAFSVLLFQDIAAIPLVAMIPLLAASGASTTLGAFALSALKVVGALALVVLLGRYVTRPLLRFVARSGLREVFSAVALFLVFGFGLLLEEAGLSMAMGAFLAGVLLASSEYRHALESDIEPFKGLLLGLFFIGVGMSIDFGTLVTHPLRILILLVGFLVIKMVMLWLIARPLNVPGRQRLWFAVLLGQGSEFAFVVFGAAQMANVLDPEWAKALTLAVALSMAATPILLVLLTRLEKTGSEQEREADEIDEEQPRVIIAGFGRFGQITGRLLLSSGVKMVILDHDPDHVDTLRKFDMKVFYGDATRVDLLESAGAAKAEVLINAIDDPQTSMQLVELVKEHFPNLTIISRARDVDHYIQLRQAGVDAPERETFEGALKSGRMALESLGLGAYEARERADLFRRFNTDMVEEMVAMAGSTATERAAVFKRTSAMLTEIINEDRNHLSLVQRHGWQGTEEGKHTGDPADEPESKPSA